A genomic segment from Kyrpidia tusciae DSM 2912 encodes:
- a CDS encoding pyridoxal phosphate-dependent aminotransferase, whose product MGLSLSARARGIAPSPTLSIDAKTKAMVSRGEQVINLSVGEPDFETPPEASLAAVGAIAAGFTKYTAVAGIMELRRRISQKLEQENGLRYEPDEILVSVGAKHSLFNIMLTLVDPGDEVIIPAPYWVTYPEQVRLAGGVPVILPTDESTGFKVTPGQLKEALGPKTKAVILNSPSNPTGAVYRREELEALAEVLRPADCYVISDEIYEKLIYGVEHVSIASLDEEIFRKTLVVNGFSKAFSMTGWRLGYTAGPKDVIKAMTSLQSQSTSNPTSIAQKAGVVALDHFDPDVVEEFRARRDYVLERLRRMPYISCAEPEGAFYLFPNVSRLLGGRYRGQTIDTSDRLCELLLEEARVSLVPGSGFGAPNNIRLSYAVSRVDLEIAMERMEAFLGEVER is encoded by the coding sequence ATGGGTTTGTCGTTGTCGGCGAGGGCCCGGGGAATTGCTCCTTCTCCGACGTTGTCCATTGATGCGAAGACCAAGGCGATGGTCAGCCGCGGTGAACAGGTGATCAACCTCAGCGTGGGGGAACCGGATTTTGAGACCCCTCCCGAAGCCTCTTTGGCGGCGGTGGGGGCGATCGCGGCCGGGTTCACGAAGTACACGGCGGTGGCCGGCATTATGGAGCTGCGCCGGCGGATCAGCCAGAAGTTGGAACAGGAAAATGGCTTGCGGTATGAGCCGGACGAGATTCTCGTCTCGGTGGGGGCGAAACATTCTTTATTCAACATTATGCTTACCCTGGTGGATCCCGGGGACGAGGTGATTATCCCTGCTCCCTATTGGGTGACGTATCCCGAACAAGTCCGGCTGGCCGGAGGAGTCCCGGTGATCTTGCCGACCGATGAGTCCACCGGTTTTAAGGTGACGCCGGGTCAATTAAAAGAAGCTTTGGGGCCAAAGACGAAGGCGGTGATCCTCAACAGCCCCAGCAATCCCACCGGAGCCGTGTATCGCCGGGAAGAACTGGAGGCCTTGGCGGAGGTTCTGCGCCCGGCCGATTGTTACGTCATCAGCGACGAGATTTATGAGAAGCTGATCTACGGCGTGGAGCACGTGAGTATCGCATCTTTGGACGAAGAGATTTTTCGGAAGACCCTGGTGGTCAACGGCTTCTCGAAAGCCTTTTCGATGACCGGGTGGCGGCTCGGTTACACCGCCGGCCCAAAAGATGTGATCAAGGCCATGACCAGCCTGCAGAGCCAGAGCACGTCAAATCCCACATCCATCGCGCAAAAGGCGGGGGTGGTGGCCCTGGACCATTTTGATCCCGATGTGGTGGAAGAATTCCGAGCTCGGCGGGATTATGTGTTGGAGCGGCTCAGGCGGATGCCTTACATCTCCTGCGCGGAGCCGGAGGGGGCATTCTACTTGTTCCCGAACGTGTCGCGGCTGCTGGGGGGGCGGTATCGGGGTCAGACGATCGATACGTCGGACCGGTTGTGCGAATTGCTGTTGGAGGAGGCCCGGGTTTCCCTGGTCCCGGGTTCGGGATTCGGGGCGCCGAACAATATTCGGCTCTCTTACGCGGTGTCCCGGGTGGATCTGGAGATCGCCATGGAAAGGATGGAGGCGTTCCTCGGGGAAGTGGAGCGCTAG
- a CDS encoding ABC transporter substrate-binding protein, protein MPALKTRAFQWSALALLSVSVWLAGCGSQGATAPSEGAALAGSISGALHFYTSQPDTDANKLVQAFKAKYPGVQVDVFRSGTEEVIARLNTEAQAGSLGADVMLLADAPTFEALKKKDLLMPYQPPGSNQIPQVLVDPDHMYTPTKMIPVGIIVNTKQFPDPSGVDWKTLIDPANRGKVVTPSALYSGAAAYTVGVFRNQSDLGWSYFQHLKNNDVMTVKGNGDVVKRVATGERPLGIIVDFMAFRAKDQGSPVAFVYPKSGVPVITEPVAIAKQSRNPAAAKAFVDFILSDEGQKLETSLGYMPIRPEIQPPAGRPSPSDLKVLSAPTEQLAAERDQDKKEWSALFGN, encoded by the coding sequence GTGCCAGCGTTGAAGACCAGGGCTTTTCAATGGAGTGCCCTCGCCCTTTTGTCGGTTTCGGTGTGGTTGGCGGGATGTGGATCTCAAGGGGCTACGGCCCCGTCGGAGGGTGCAGCTCTGGCCGGCTCCATTTCCGGGGCCTTGCACTTCTACACGTCGCAACCCGACACCGATGCCAACAAATTGGTTCAAGCCTTTAAGGCCAAATATCCCGGGGTTCAGGTGGATGTCTTTCGCTCTGGTACCGAAGAGGTGATCGCTCGCCTCAACACCGAGGCCCAGGCGGGATCGCTGGGGGCGGACGTCATGCTGTTGGCCGATGCCCCGACCTTTGAAGCGCTAAAAAAGAAAGATCTCCTGATGCCCTATCAACCCCCGGGTTCTAACCAGATTCCTCAAGTACTGGTCGATCCTGATCACATGTACACCCCGACGAAAATGATTCCCGTCGGGATCATCGTAAACACCAAGCAGTTTCCGGACCCTTCCGGGGTGGACTGGAAAACGCTCATTGATCCCGCCAATCGCGGCAAAGTGGTGACCCCCAGTGCTCTCTACTCGGGGGCCGCCGCGTACACCGTCGGCGTATTTCGGAATCAATCGGACCTTGGCTGGTCGTATTTTCAACACCTGAAAAACAACGATGTGATGACGGTTAAAGGGAACGGGGACGTGGTGAAACGGGTGGCCACCGGGGAGCGGCCCTTGGGAATCATCGTGGATTTTATGGCTTTTCGGGCTAAGGATCAGGGTTCTCCCGTGGCTTTTGTGTATCCCAAATCCGGGGTTCCGGTGATCACTGAGCCCGTGGCCATTGCGAAGCAAAGCCGCAACCCTGCTGCGGCCAAAGCTTTCGTGGACTTCATTCTCTCCGATGAGGGCCAGAAACTGGAAACGAGTCTCGGGTACATGCCGATCCGCCCCGAGATCCAGCCTCCTGCCGGGCGCCCATCGCCGTCAGACTTGAAAGTTCTCTCCGCACCGACGGAGCAGTTGGCGGCTGAGCGGGATCAAGACAAAAAAGAGTGGAGTGCCCTTTTTGGGAACTGA
- a CDS encoding ABC transporter permease, with translation MAAYQAVIGHPLWGQAWRNTGIVMGASTLLAVVVGTAGAILTERTDLSGKRGLRLLFLMPMFIPSYVLSIAWLQWAGAEGLLNALPFYSFALSWLGGGLGGICVVMGASHVPVVYLLVAAALHAVPGDYGRAARISGAGPWKAFLTAELPLLMPAVASSALISAAGAMDNFGIPAFLGIPQNVVVLATFLYQLAIGLGPGAFRQAAALATLMAMLAVLLVLLQGLGWRSARYRLTGPSSPKPPLPLGRGKIPAVFGLGLWLVLTAVGPLVALLLTSVTPAYGVPLTWKNITTEHYLAVWYAIPAVLTGFWNSLSLSIPTALLVLFLARPIGKALARGSAPAARGLDILGVIPYALPGMVIALAVLLTYWRPWPGVDLAVSGWILLLAAYIARFFTLGVRVWVAAWVRVTPELEEAARISGASEGKTLRHIMFPLLRRDVMGGVLLIAMFAFTELTVSSLLAGADGMTIGMALFNLESGGYTLESAALGTILTVLSTGAAALMMTNPASGAIYGERGVSDGIDPHRRAAQKAVGGSESPFNADGSVRG, from the coding sequence GTGGCGGCCTACCAGGCCGTGATCGGTCATCCCTTGTGGGGACAGGCCTGGCGCAACACAGGGATCGTGATGGGGGCGTCCACCCTTCTGGCCGTAGTCGTCGGGACGGCGGGGGCGATTTTGACGGAACGGACCGACCTCTCCGGTAAACGGGGGCTGCGCCTCCTGTTCTTGATGCCCATGTTTATCCCGTCCTACGTCCTTTCCATTGCCTGGTTGCAATGGGCCGGAGCCGAGGGTTTGTTAAACGCGCTCCCCTTCTATTCCTTTGCCCTTTCCTGGCTGGGCGGGGGTTTAGGGGGGATCTGCGTGGTCATGGGAGCCAGCCATGTCCCCGTGGTGTACCTGCTTGTCGCGGCCGCTCTTCACGCAGTGCCAGGAGATTATGGGCGCGCGGCGCGAATCTCCGGTGCCGGTCCTTGGAAAGCTTTTCTAACGGCGGAGCTTCCCTTGCTCATGCCCGCGGTGGCTTCTTCCGCGTTGATCAGCGCCGCCGGTGCCATGGACAATTTCGGAATTCCGGCTTTTCTCGGCATTCCTCAGAATGTGGTTGTGCTGGCCACGTTTCTTTACCAACTGGCCATTGGACTGGGACCCGGGGCTTTTCGTCAGGCGGCTGCTTTGGCAACTCTGATGGCAATGTTGGCTGTCCTGCTGGTTCTCCTACAGGGGCTTGGTTGGCGGAGTGCCCGTTATCGGCTGACGGGTCCCTCCAGCCCCAAGCCGCCCCTTCCTCTCGGTCGGGGTAAAATTCCTGCTGTTTTCGGACTTGGGTTGTGGTTGGTGTTAACCGCGGTGGGGCCCTTGGTCGCACTGCTGCTCACGTCGGTGACGCCGGCCTATGGGGTTCCTCTCACATGGAAAAATATTACTACTGAGCACTACTTGGCGGTGTGGTACGCAATCCCTGCCGTTCTTACGGGGTTTTGGAACAGTCTGAGCCTCAGCATCCCCACGGCTCTTCTGGTCCTGTTTCTGGCCCGGCCGATCGGGAAGGCCCTGGCCAGGGGGAGTGCGCCGGCAGCCCGGGGCCTGGACATCCTGGGGGTGATTCCTTATGCGCTTCCGGGCATGGTAATCGCTTTGGCCGTGCTGTTGACGTACTGGCGACCGTGGCCTGGAGTGGATCTTGCAGTCAGCGGCTGGATTCTTCTTCTTGCCGCTTATATCGCTCGGTTTTTCACCCTTGGCGTTCGGGTCTGGGTGGCGGCTTGGGTCCGCGTGACTCCGGAGCTTGAAGAAGCGGCCCGAATCAGCGGTGCTTCTGAAGGCAAGACCCTTCGCCACATCATGTTTCCCCTTCTCCGGCGGGATGTGATGGGAGGGGTTCTACTGATCGCCATGTTCGCCTTCACGGAACTCACGGTGTCCTCTCTTCTCGCCGGGGCGGATGGGATGACCATCGGCATGGCACTGTTTAATCTCGAATCGGGTGGATACACCTTGGAGAGTGCGGCCCTCGGGACGATTCTGACGGTGCTCAGCACCGGGGCTGCGGCCCTGATGATGACGAATCCGGCGTCCGGGGCGATCTACGGAGAAAGGGGGGTGAGCGATGGCATTGATCCGCATCGAAGGGCTGCGCAAAAGGCTGTGGGTGGATCGGAATCGCCCTTCAATGCAGACGGATCAGTCCGGGGATGA
- a CDS encoding SGNH/GDSL hydrolase family protein — protein sequence MDTSIPEVLLGMGDSITAGVGAGRPERSYVGQLTRCLHDATAKPWRAWMLARPGMRTVDLMHQTRLEPLPQASIVVMTIGGNDLLWRAGTVIVRPDRLPVLLEQSRRNLAAALARVKTQTSGWVFLGSVYNPYPESHLACWAVAEFNQRVILPQASGRTVIVPLHLLFEGRQPEWIEGYRRGRLGDGQRIPWRRPVHPNPAGHRAIAGAFLEAMATSGAIQPARDPGRLHPA from the coding sequence ATGGACACGTCGATTCCGGAGGTCTTGTTGGGAATGGGGGACTCGATCACCGCAGGAGTGGGAGCCGGGCGTCCCGAGCGAAGCTACGTGGGTCAATTAACGCGCTGCCTGCACGACGCCACCGCAAAACCGTGGCGAGCCTGGATGCTGGCCCGCCCGGGAATGCGGACCGTCGACTTGATGCACCAGACCCGCCTGGAACCGCTCCCCCAAGCAAGCATCGTGGTGATGACGATCGGAGGGAACGACCTTTTGTGGAGGGCGGGGACGGTCATCGTCCGCCCGGACCGCCTGCCTGTACTCCTGGAGCAATCCCGCCGGAATCTGGCCGCGGCACTGGCGAGGGTGAAAACCCAGACGAGCGGTTGGGTGTTCCTGGGTTCGGTGTATAACCCGTATCCGGAAAGTCACCTCGCCTGCTGGGCGGTGGCCGAATTCAATCAGCGCGTGATTCTTCCCCAAGCAAGCGGGCGCACCGTGATCGTGCCTCTGCACCTGTTGTTTGAAGGGCGGCAGCCCGAGTGGATTGAGGGTTATCGCCGGGGCCGGCTCGGAGATGGGCAACGCATCCCCTGGCGTCGCCCGGTGCACCCAAACCCTGCGGGCCACCGGGCGATCGCCGGGGCGTTCCTCGAGGCGATGGCTACGTCCGGGGCCATCCAACCGGCGCGGGATCCGGGTCGGCTGCATCCGGCATGA
- a CDS encoding MBL fold metallo-hydrolase, translating to MFSFSVLASGSSGNAVLVLADDVRLLIDAGISARRLDRSLQQHGVNPDQLTAVVVTHEHRDHVHGLRVFARRHAVPIWATGGTWTELGDLSAEVGSERCFTLTAGKVVYFGGVAAEPVAVSHDAREPVMFCFHHEGKKLVLATDLGFVGDRLRGAIADADAYILESNHDVGMLRAGTYPWHLKRRILGDKGHLSNEAAGETLAEVIGNRTTRVVLAHLSEENNAPQVARTAVQAILMQEGLGHLPIEVAPRHESTPLYAVG from the coding sequence GTGTTTTCTTTCAGTGTGCTGGCGAGCGGAAGCTCCGGAAATGCAGTACTGGTCTTGGCGGACGATGTGCGCCTCCTGATCGATGCCGGGATCAGCGCTCGGCGATTGGACCGCTCCCTGCAGCAGCACGGGGTCAACCCGGACCAGTTGACGGCGGTGGTGGTGACCCACGAACACCGGGACCACGTCCATGGATTGCGGGTGTTCGCCCGGCGCCATGCGGTGCCGATCTGGGCCACCGGAGGGACCTGGACGGAACTCGGTGATCTTTCCGCCGAGGTTGGCAGTGAACGCTGTTTTACGCTCACAGCGGGAAAGGTGGTTTATTTTGGCGGGGTTGCTGCAGAACCGGTCGCTGTCTCCCATGACGCCCGGGAACCCGTGATGTTTTGCTTTCATCACGAGGGGAAAAAGCTCGTGCTGGCCACAGACCTGGGTTTTGTCGGGGACCGCTTGCGCGGCGCCATCGCCGACGCGGATGCGTATATTCTCGAATCTAACCACGATGTCGGGATGCTGCGGGCCGGTACCTATCCGTGGCACCTGAAGCGGCGAATCCTGGGGGACAAAGGGCATCTGTCCAACGAAGCGGCGGGGGAGACCCTGGCCGAAGTGATCGGCAACCGGACAACCCGGGTGGTGTTGGCCCACCTGAGTGAAGAAAACAATGCGCCGCAGGTCGCAAGAACCGCGGTACAAGCCATTTTGATGCAGGAAGGTCTGGGGCATCTTCCGATTGAGGTGGCTCCGAGACACGAGTCGACGCCTCTTTATGCCGTGGGGTGA
- a CDS encoding IS607 family transposase has translation MRYYSIGQVAKLLGVSVDRVRAWEKQGKIRCIRLPSGHRRYPEEEVRRILGQPPVAEGGGRVAVYARVSTRKQAEAGHLQRQKERLLAHAALKGYRVVHVFDDMASGLNPNRRGLKRLVKTLENREIDRVLIEYPDRLARFGFEYLEWITRMCGASIEIVAEKEPEDAHSELVRDLLAIVTSFSARLYGARGGRAVRKRFREWMKDAEAEARGHESHDLRGVVPGDRGTPPV, from the coding sequence ATGAGATACTACTCGATCGGCCAAGTCGCTAAGTTGTTGGGCGTGTCTGTCGATCGCGTTCGAGCGTGGGAAAAGCAGGGCAAGATCCGCTGTATTCGATTGCCGTCCGGGCACCGGAGGTATCCCGAAGAAGAGGTGAGACGAATTCTGGGGCAACCCCCGGTGGCAGAAGGCGGGGGGCGGGTGGCGGTCTATGCGCGGGTCTCCACCCGCAAGCAGGCGGAAGCGGGCCATCTCCAGCGGCAGAAGGAGCGGCTGCTGGCCCATGCGGCTCTCAAAGGTTACCGGGTGGTTCACGTGTTTGACGATATGGCGTCGGGGCTGAACCCGAATCGCCGGGGACTGAAACGATTGGTCAAGACCCTGGAGAATCGGGAAATCGACCGGGTGCTGATTGAGTATCCCGACCGGCTGGCGCGATTTGGGTTCGAGTACCTGGAGTGGATCACCCGGATGTGCGGGGCGAGCATCGAAATCGTGGCCGAGAAAGAACCGGAGGACGCACACAGCGAGTTGGTGCGGGATTTATTGGCCATCGTCACGTCGTTTTCCGCGAGGCTTTACGGAGCCCGGGGCGGGCGCGCGGTTCGCAAACGGTTTCGGGAGTGGATGAAGGATGCCGAGGCTGAAGCGAGAGGGCATGAGTCTCACGATCTGCGGGGAGTGGTTCCCGGAGACAGGGGGACTCCCCCGGTCTGA
- a CDS encoding IS200/IS605 family accessory protein TnpB-related protein, with the protein MGLAKGASLIGVLAKVVVDMAQLLGKPLVMEDLAFGKDRLDTDRRFNRMASQFPYAKVSEALLRRAWKERVGVKAVNPRHTSTIGHWKYERRYGVVIHCSAALTIGRRALGCREKITRELRERIHKLKAQKGRFLPKEGQGMTRSVKALLGRLEKNVVVHNGLATWQQERFQEIGVGASVTRFAGIGKTGRRPDRTQEAGPEGSQGPVPFVAERGFPQGRATDVRTLPFSCSGGTPGPRSPVACPKGQIQHPEGGERLVWRPVCWNLRFKQIF; encoded by the coding sequence GTGGGACTCGCAAAAGGAGCTTCTCTGATCGGGGTGCTGGCGAAGGTCGTGGTGGATATGGCCCAACTCCTGGGGAAACCGCTGGTGATGGAAGATTTGGCGTTTGGGAAAGACCGGCTGGACACGGACCGGCGGTTCAACCGGATGGCGAGCCAGTTTCCGTATGCAAAGGTGTCGGAAGCCCTGCTGCGGCGGGCGTGGAAAGAGCGGGTCGGGGTCAAGGCCGTCAATCCCCGGCACACCTCCACCATCGGGCACTGGAAGTATGAGAGGCGCTACGGGGTGGTGATCCATTGTTCTGCGGCACTCACCATTGGCCGCCGGGCGCTGGGGTGCCGGGAGAAAATCACCCGGGAATTGCGGGAGAGGATTCACAAGCTGAAGGCGCAGAAGGGTCGGTTCTTGCCGAAGGAAGGACAAGGGATGACCCGGAGTGTCAAAGCCCTCTTGGGACGGCTGGAGAAGAACGTGGTTGTGCACAATGGGTTGGCCACGTGGCAACAAGAGCGATTTCAAGAGATTGGCGTTGGCGCTTCGGTGACCCGTTTCGCCGGGATCGGGAAAACCGGTAGGCGTCCTGACAGGACGCAGGAGGCGGGACCGGAAGGTTCCCAGGGTCCGGTGCCGTTTGTTGCGGAACGTGGGTTCCCGCAAGGCCGTGCAACGGACGTCCGGACTCTGCCGTTCTCCTGTTCGGGTGGGACTCCCGGGCCGAGGTCTCCTGTCGCGTGTCCGAAGGGACAAATCCAACATCCGGAAGGAGGCGAACGCCTGGTCTGGAGGCCGGTCTGCTGGAATCTCAGATTCAAGCAGATTTTTTGA
- a CDS encoding 23S rRNA (pseudouridine(1915)-N(3))-methyltransferase RlmH: MSSIQVHILAVGKLKERYWAEAAQAYLKRLSFYADVYLDEVPDQPVPKTPNPGERDGVLAAEGEALLGRIKDRDWVTALTLDGRRWTSEQFAEQWQGWMSRGAARYVFVVGGTLGLHYRVTRRADALWSLSPLTFPHQMARVIVLEQLYRAFQILRGGTYHR; this comes from the coding sequence GTGTCATCGATCCAGGTCCACATCCTCGCCGTTGGTAAGCTCAAAGAGCGATATTGGGCGGAAGCCGCTCAGGCTTACCTGAAGCGCCTGTCCTTTTATGCGGATGTCTACCTCGACGAAGTGCCCGACCAGCCCGTGCCCAAAACCCCCAATCCAGGCGAACGCGATGGGGTGTTGGCCGCGGAGGGGGAGGCGCTTCTCGGGCGAATCAAGGATCGGGATTGGGTAACCGCGTTGACCTTGGATGGTCGACGTTGGACGTCCGAACAATTTGCGGAACAATGGCAGGGCTGGATGAGCCGCGGGGCTGCTCGATATGTCTTTGTCGTCGGGGGGACTCTAGGCCTCCATTATCGGGTCACCCGGCGGGCAGATGCCCTTTGGTCTTTATCTCCCCTCACCTTTCCCCACCAAATGGCCCGGGTGATCGTCCTGGAGCAGCTCTACAGGGCCTTCCAAATCCTGCGGGGTGGCACTTATCACCGATGA
- a CDS encoding ABC transporter ATP-binding protein: MALIRIEGLRKRLWVDRNRPSMQTDQSGDERGNPGADQTLGSRTVYARGDVDPGSCIRQNSLDANERVALELREVSLTYPGSREPAVNEVSLCVRPGEFVVILGPSGCGKSTLLRLIAGFEAPDRGEVVIAGRRVSRAGEESLPPEKRKIGMVFQSYALWPHKTVRKNLSFPLEQRPIGKNEREKRVDEAIERFQLHGLGHRLPAQLSGGQAQRVALARALIAEPPLVLMDEPLSNLDAVLRQTMLEELEAMKGSWAPAVVYVTHNREEAIRLGNRILVFQRGQLLQDGSPADIYHSPQTTFVADFVGESNYIKGRVESEAAPGLFLVRTMDGALLPARGARGVVTNRPVTLLVRPEWASLVAASSDSRPGDTGDLNPEAFPAEESPAFVTSIRYLGQTSTYTIARKNRTFTVTDLGGPRFHPGQAVSLRIHDAWIMPDAADPDPAPVGWPRT; encoded by the coding sequence ATGGCATTGATCCGCATCGAAGGGCTGCGCAAAAGGCTGTGGGTGGATCGGAATCGCCCTTCAATGCAGACGGATCAGTCCGGGGATGAAAGGGGGAACCCGGGAGCGGATCAGACGCTGGGCTCAAGGACGGTGTACGCCCGCGGAGACGTTGACCCCGGGAGCTGTATACGCCAAAATTCCCTTGATGCGAACGAGAGGGTAGCGCTGGAGCTTCGAGAGGTCAGCTTGACCTACCCAGGGTCCCGGGAACCCGCGGTGAATGAAGTTTCTCTCTGCGTGCGTCCCGGGGAGTTCGTGGTGATCCTCGGTCCGTCCGGATGTGGGAAAAGCACCCTCTTGCGCCTCATCGCCGGATTTGAAGCGCCCGACCGGGGGGAAGTGGTGATCGCTGGCCGACGGGTGAGCCGGGCCGGGGAGGAGTCACTGCCGCCCGAGAAACGGAAGATCGGCATGGTCTTTCAGTCGTATGCTTTGTGGCCGCACAAAACAGTCCGCAAAAACTTGAGTTTTCCGCTGGAACAGAGACCCATTGGAAAAAATGAACGGGAGAAACGGGTGGATGAAGCCATCGAGCGTTTCCAGCTCCACGGCCTCGGCCATCGACTGCCCGCACAACTGTCGGGCGGCCAGGCACAGCGCGTGGCATTGGCCCGGGCCCTGATCGCCGAGCCTCCCCTTGTGCTCATGGACGAACCCCTCAGCAACCTCGATGCGGTTCTCCGCCAAACCATGTTAGAGGAGCTGGAGGCCATGAAAGGGAGCTGGGCGCCCGCCGTGGTGTACGTCACCCACAACCGGGAGGAGGCCATACGCCTTGGGAATCGGATCCTCGTCTTCCAGCGAGGCCAGTTGCTGCAGGATGGATCCCCTGCGGATATCTACCATTCACCGCAAACGACGTTTGTGGCAGATTTCGTTGGAGAGTCGAATTATATCAAAGGGCGTGTGGAATCCGAGGCGGCCCCGGGCTTATTTTTAGTGCGCACCATGGATGGGGCCCTGCTTCCGGCCCGGGGAGCCCGGGGGGTTGTGACCAACCGCCCGGTAACCCTGCTTGTTCGGCCCGAGTGGGCCTCCTTGGTTGCCGCCTCGTCCGATTCCAGGCCAGGCGACACCGGCGACCTCAACCCAGAGGCATTCCCAGCTGAAGAATCTCCGGCGTTCGTCACGTCGATTCGCTACCTCGGGCAGACCTCCACCTACACCATTGCCCGGAAAAATCGCACATTTACCGTCACAGATCTGGGAGGACCCCGCTTCCACCCCGGGCAGGCCGTCTCCCTCCGCATCCACGACGCCTGGATCATGCCGGATGCAGCCGACCCGGATCCCGCGCCGGTTGGATGGCCCCGGACGTAG
- a CDS encoding S1C family serine protease gives MRPRRRGPLSWLAVIVVSAMIGSIATMLFLPAMIRSHLLSLPVAQAPGTNLSPPSGVQQTVSYTVDTGIVQAVNKVKPAIVGVVNVAKVPDFWRGQVVQKDQGVGSGVIFDPRGYVVTNNHVVEGASAVEVVLANGQRVKASIVGTDPLTDLAVLRIPADQVKADMVAAFGNSDTLQPGEPAIAIGNPLGLEFRQTVTVGVISATGRTLPITDSQGQVVWEQDVIQTDAAINPGNSGGALCNIEGQVIGINSSKITQTAQGPVEGLGFAIPINEAKPIIQQLITNGKVIRPILGITAVSLQELPLESRPQVPVDYGVVVDQPTAGAAAAGLQEGDVIVQVDNTAVHNVSDLRKALFVKKPGDTVSVTFYRGQQKLTVNVKLSAAP, from the coding sequence ATGAGGCCCAGACGTCGTGGTCCGCTGTCGTGGCTAGCCGTGATCGTGGTGTCGGCGATGATCGGGTCGATTGCGACCATGCTTTTTCTTCCAGCGATGATACGGAGTCATCTATTGAGTTTGCCAGTCGCCCAAGCGCCCGGGACGAATCTCTCGCCGCCTTCCGGTGTACAACAGACCGTGAGTTATACTGTCGACACGGGGATCGTCCAAGCGGTGAATAAAGTAAAGCCGGCCATTGTCGGAGTTGTCAACGTGGCCAAGGTGCCCGACTTCTGGCGTGGTCAAGTGGTCCAAAAGGACCAGGGAGTGGGGTCAGGGGTGATTTTTGACCCCCGGGGCTACGTGGTCACGAATAATCATGTGGTCGAAGGGGCCAGCGCCGTGGAGGTGGTCCTGGCGAACGGACAGCGAGTGAAAGCCTCCATTGTGGGCACAGATCCGCTGACCGATCTGGCCGTTCTCCGCATCCCCGCTGACCAAGTCAAGGCGGATATGGTGGCTGCCTTTGGGAATTCCGATACGCTTCAGCCCGGTGAACCAGCGATTGCCATTGGCAATCCCCTGGGTTTGGAGTTTCGTCAAACAGTGACCGTGGGGGTGATCAGCGCCACGGGTCGAACCTTGCCCATTACCGATAGTCAAGGCCAGGTAGTGTGGGAGCAAGATGTCATTCAAACGGATGCGGCCATCAATCCGGGCAACAGCGGTGGAGCGCTGTGCAACATCGAAGGTCAGGTGATCGGCATCAACAGTTCGAAGATTACCCAAACCGCCCAGGGGCCGGTGGAAGGATTGGGGTTCGCGATTCCGATTAACGAGGCGAAACCCATCATTCAGCAACTGATCACCAATGGCAAGGTGATCCGCCCGATCCTCGGTATTACTGCCGTATCCCTGCAAGAGTTGCCCCTTGAGAGTCGGCCTCAGGTGCCGGTGGATTATGGAGTGGTCGTCGACCAGCCAACCGCTGGAGCAGCTGCGGCAGGCCTGCAAGAGGGAGATGTGATCGTGCAGGTCGACAACACCGCCGTGCACAACGTCTCTGATTTGCGCAAGGCACTGTTTGTGAAAAAGCCGGGAGATACCGTATCGGTGACCTTTTATCGCGGACAGCAAAAGCTTACGGTGAATGTGAAATTGTCCGCTGCTCCATAG